A window of the Pedobacter cryoconitis genome harbors these coding sequences:
- the fabF gene encoding beta-ketoacyl-ACP synthase II: MLKRVVITGIGALTPLGNDVNTFWSNTIAGKSGAAKITRFDASLFRTQFACELKDYDVTKYLDRSDIKRTDRFTQYALVASDEAIKDSGFEFDKMDPFDVGVIWGSGQGGMDTFEQQSAEFALGNGTPRYSPFFVPKLIANMASGMISIRNGYMGINYTTVSACATSNTAIMDAFTYIRMGKAKIIVTGGSEAPISASSVGGFCAMKAMSAQNDTPETASKPFDIKRDGFVMGEGAGALVLEEYEHAVKRGATIYGEIGGAAMTADAYHMTATHPEGLGASHAMKLALTEAGLTIHDINYLNTHATSTPVGDLSETKAVSNLLGTGKNELFISATKSMTGHLLGAAGAIEAIICLLSMRDSIIPPTINTDELDPAIPSNLNIVIKEAISAKVKSAMSNTFGFGGHNGIVVFKSL; this comes from the coding sequence ATGTTAAAAAGAGTTGTTATCACAGGGATTGGCGCATTAACGCCTTTAGGAAATGATGTAAATACTTTCTGGAGCAATACCATAGCTGGAAAAAGCGGAGCTGCAAAGATTACTCGCTTTGATGCCTCCCTCTTCCGCACGCAATTTGCTTGTGAACTCAAGGATTATGACGTTACAAAATATTTAGACAGGTCAGACATTAAAAGAACAGACCGTTTTACACAATACGCTTTAGTGGCGTCTGATGAGGCAATCAAAGACTCTGGCTTTGAATTTGACAAAATGGACCCATTTGACGTGGGTGTGATCTGGGGATCAGGACAAGGTGGAATGGATACTTTCGAGCAACAGTCTGCTGAGTTTGCGCTGGGCAATGGTACGCCACGTTACAGCCCGTTCTTTGTACCCAAACTGATCGCTAACATGGCTTCAGGAATGATTTCTATCCGTAACGGCTACATGGGAATCAATTACACTACAGTTTCTGCCTGTGCCACTTCCAATACAGCGATTATGGATGCTTTCACTTATATCCGTATGGGTAAAGCAAAAATCATTGTGACTGGTGGTTCAGAAGCACCTATTTCAGCTTCTTCAGTTGGTGGATTTTGTGCGATGAAAGCGATGTCAGCACAAAATGACACGCCGGAAACAGCTTCAAAACCATTTGACATTAAACGTGATGGTTTTGTGATGGGCGAAGGTGCAGGTGCACTGGTTCTGGAAGAATATGAGCATGCAGTAAAACGTGGTGCAACTATTTACGGGGAAATTGGTGGTGCAGCAATGACTGCTGACGCTTACCATATGACAGCGACCCATCCTGAAGGTTTAGGCGCTTCTCATGCGATGAAATTAGCCCTTACAGAGGCTGGTTTAACTATCCATGATATTAACTACCTGAACACACACGCAACTTCAACCCCTGTCGGAGACCTTTCTGAGACCAAGGCAGTAAGTAATCTGCTGGGAACAGGTAAAAATGAATTGTTCATCAGTGCAACAAAATCGATGACTGGTCACTTATTAGGTGCAGCCGGAGCTATTGAAGCAATTATCTGTTTATTATCGATGCGGGACAGTATTATCCCTCCAACCATCAATACAGATGAACTTGACCCTGCAATTCCATCCAACCTGAATATTGTAATTAAAGAAGCAATCTCTGCTAAAGTTAAATCAGCAATGAGCAATACTTTCGGTTTTGGCGGTCACAACGGAATCGTTGTTTTCAAATCGTTATAA
- a CDS encoding phosphoheptose isomerase — protein sequence MSDQKKEIFDSVAQRLKIEGFNVVNRDETRPWGGFFVIDEAQAQQFANVYFDGLNVEELKISGKLSPKILIVAPNTRLSWQYHHRRAEIWRVVSGTVGVITSETDEQGDVQQLIPEQTIKLKQGERHRLVGLDDWGIVSEIWQHTDPSNPSDESDIVRVSDDFGR from the coding sequence ATGTCAGATCAGAAAAAAGAAATATTCGACAGTGTTGCTCAGCGACTAAAAATTGAAGGTTTTAACGTAGTAAATCGTGATGAAACCCGTCCATGGGGTGGTTTTTTCGTTATTGATGAGGCACAAGCACAACAGTTTGCCAATGTTTACTTTGACGGACTAAATGTAGAAGAGCTGAAAATCTCAGGAAAATTAAGTCCTAAGATCTTAATCGTTGCACCAAATACGCGTTTATCATGGCAATATCACCACCGCCGTGCTGAAATATGGAGAGTGGTAAGTGGTACAGTTGGTGTGATTACCAGTGAGACTGATGAGCAGGGAGATGTACAGCAATTGATTCCTGAACAAACTATTAAATTAAAACAAGGAGAAAGACATCGCCTGGTAGGTTTGGATGACTGGGGTATTGTTTCTGAAATCTGGCAGCATACTGACCCTTCTAATCCATCTGATGAATCTGATATTGTACGTGTATCAGACGATTTCGGCAGATAA
- a CDS encoding acyl-CoA desaturase codes for MIILIFFLLHWFLSLFSQTFFLHRYASHKMFKMNPFWEKFFYTITFLSQGSSFLNPRAYAILHRMHHAFSDTEKDPHSPHFVKDVWGMMIQTKNIYLNYAKYNEEPEEQFRDNYPSWPLIDKIGDSWITRMVFISFYIWFYVTFATAWWMFLLLPIHFLMGPLHGAIVNWCGHKYGYSNHDNNDHSKNSLPLDFLMMGELFQNNHHKKPNNPNFASKWFEFDPTYPLMKVMHWLHIIRIRKT; via the coding sequence ATGATCATATTAATATTTTTTCTACTGCACTGGTTCCTGTCACTTTTCTCTCAAACTTTCTTTTTACATCGTTATGCTTCGCATAAAATGTTTAAAATGAATCCTTTCTGGGAGAAGTTTTTCTATACCATTACTTTTCTGTCTCAGGGTTCCTCTTTCTTAAATCCAAGGGCATATGCTATTCTTCACCGGATGCACCATGCTTTTAGTGATACCGAGAAAGATCCGCACTCTCCGCATTTTGTAAAGGATGTATGGGGGATGATGATACAGACTAAAAATATCTATTTGAATTATGCAAAATACAATGAAGAGCCGGAAGAACAGTTCCGTGATAATTATCCTTCATGGCCGCTGATTGATAAAATTGGCGATTCCTGGATCACAAGAATGGTCTTCATTAGTTTTTATATCTGGTTTTATGTGACTTTTGCTACAGCCTGGTGGATGTTCTTATTGTTACCAATTCATTTCCTGATGGGACCTTTACATGGTGCAATTGTGAACTGGTGCGGTCATAAATATGGTTATTCAAATCATGATAACAATGATCACAGTAAAAATTCCCTTCCATTGGATTTCCTGATGATGGGAGAGTTGTTCCAGAATAATCACCATAAAAAGCCTAACAATCCGAATTTTGCTTCTAAGTGGTTCGAGTTTGATCCTACTTATCCGCTGATGAAAGTGATGCATTGGTTACATATCATCAGAATCAGAAAGACTTAA
- a CDS encoding outer membrane beta-barrel protein yields MKIYTALFLFIFLNMVLLSSVNAQSGIQLRGVVQDTAHVGIPGANVRLITGKDTLSSNTDSTGSFGFSNVKSGVILVLVRGIGYVAYSKVLTLKDGVAEQSLPTVLLKSSTLQLNEVVIKGKVVPMRVMKDTVEFNADAYAVHENDKVEDLLKQLPGVEIDKDGNVTSAGKMLTKIRVNGKDFFTGNVKEFISKLPAGTVSRIQFIDDYGDKANFTGIKTGEPQKILNVVLKSDRNNGNFGSITASAGTDKRYGLNLNDYLWRDLRQIGVNANAGNTNTGAGINTNSNLGFSYRDKIKEKLIFGSNYNYVYNKNESIQQSLIETVNPQGIIYDKSANTNSSKSNGHNLDLSLESTDQENYLRGGFRGALLGTNSTSINESLQTGVVRRDLNTQRISKQNNPNLNADFSMARKLKKPGRIISIGVNGSSGLTANNSDLDNQIKYYDPKTGVAVKDSLLDQLVDDRNRTNSLNANITFTEPLKEKDSLIKRSLDFSYQFSLSHTRNSLDTRDRDRSGNIREIDSLSNSYTSSFSKHIIGINYRYETKKLNYVLGIMGQPSLLTGAYEGRTDRINRAGFNFSPIARLNYMISTKSQFNAFYSGNSLEPNFNQLQPVRDTRNLNNIVIGNPDLKAAFNHLINLNYNHTNPQNGSNLQLGLRGSLTQNQVVSNTLLIPDKLVPDSLKNFNQETHYLNTNGNYNFGTNYYWSLPFGKKKFTFEMIGGVNYNHRISFAEEVKNIGKGVNINQRVGLRMYRKWIMMHTSANYNYNSNMYSIRSFNSNTLQIWAFNMDSRVFILKSLILGVNASKTFNQGFSVGATNPFIINGSIEKTFFKNKQASIKLEGNDFLNQGNNLTRSVTDNTTTESRTNQITRYFLLSFTWNLQSFGGQN; encoded by the coding sequence TTGAAGATATATACAGCCCTTTTTCTATTTATATTTTTAAATATGGTGCTGCTTTCTTCGGTAAATGCACAAAGTGGTATTCAACTTCGTGGTGTTGTACAGGATACGGCCCATGTGGGTATTCCGGGTGCAAATGTGCGTTTAATTACAGGTAAAGATACTTTAAGCAGTAATACCGATAGTACAGGTAGCTTTGGTTTTTCGAATGTGAAGAGCGGGGTAATTTTGGTACTCGTCAGGGGCATAGGTTATGTTGCTTATAGCAAAGTTCTTACTTTGAAAGATGGAGTGGCGGAACAATCTTTACCAACTGTGCTTTTAAAATCTTCCACACTTCAGTTAAATGAGGTGGTGATCAAGGGTAAGGTGGTTCCTATGCGGGTAATGAAAGATACTGTGGAGTTTAATGCAGACGCCTATGCTGTTCATGAAAATGATAAGGTAGAGGATTTATTGAAACAATTACCTGGTGTAGAGATAGATAAGGATGGTAATGTGACTTCTGCGGGTAAAATGCTGACTAAAATCCGTGTGAATGGGAAGGACTTTTTTACGGGTAATGTCAAGGAGTTTATTTCAAAATTACCAGCAGGAACGGTTTCCAGAATCCAGTTTATTGATGATTATGGGGATAAAGCAAATTTCACAGGGATCAAAACCGGAGAACCACAAAAGATCTTGAATGTTGTCCTGAAGTCAGACCGTAATAATGGGAATTTTGGCAGTATTACCGCGAGTGCGGGAACGGATAAACGTTATGGTTTAAATCTGAATGATTATTTGTGGAGAGACCTCCGGCAGATTGGTGTAAATGCAAATGCTGGTAATACCAATACGGGGGCCGGGATCAATACAAATTCTAATCTGGGTTTCAGTTATAGAGATAAGATTAAAGAGAAGCTGATTTTCGGCAGCAACTATAATTACGTTTACAATAAAAACGAGAGTATACAACAGAGTCTGATTGAAACAGTAAATCCTCAGGGAATTATCTATGACAAGTCTGCGAATACAAATTCCTCCAAAAGTAATGGGCATAACCTCGATCTGAGCCTGGAGTCTACGGATCAGGAGAATTATCTGAGAGGAGGATTCAGAGGTGCTTTACTGGGTACAAACAGTACATCTATCAATGAGTCATTGCAAACCGGGGTTGTGCGCCGGGATTTAAATACACAAAGGATCAGTAAACAGAATAATCCTAATTTGAATGCTGATTTCTCTATGGCCCGCAAATTGAAAAAACCGGGCAGAATCATTTCTATTGGTGTGAATGGTAGTTCCGGGCTTACCGCTAATAACAGTGATCTGGATAACCAGATTAAGTATTATGATCCTAAGACGGGTGTAGCAGTTAAAGATTCTTTATTGGATCAATTGGTAGATGACCGTAACCGCACCAATAGTCTGAATGCTAATATTACCTTCACGGAACCTTTGAAAGAAAAAGACTCATTGATTAAAAGGAGCCTGGATTTTAGTTACCAATTTTCATTGAGCCATACGAGAAATAGCCTGGATACCAGAGACAGAGATCGGTCGGGGAATATCAGGGAGATAGATTCTTTAAGCAATTCTTATACTTCTTCTTTTAGTAAACATATCATTGGTATCAATTACCGCTATGAAACAAAAAAGCTCAATTATGTGCTGGGGATCATGGGGCAGCCAAGTTTATTAACTGGTGCTTACGAGGGAAGAACTGATCGGATTAACCGCGCGGGTTTTAATTTTTCGCCGATTGCACGTTTAAATTACATGATTTCTACTAAAAGCCAGTTTAACGCTTTTTACTCGGGCAATAGTTTGGAGCCTAATTTTAACCAGCTACAGCCGGTAAGGGATACACGTAATCTGAACAATATAGTAATTGGGAATCCAGATTTGAAGGCTGCATTTAATCATTTGATTAATCTGAATTATAACCATACTAATCCACAGAACGGAAGTAATTTGCAGCTGGGGTTAAGAGGGTCGCTTACACAAAACCAGGTAGTGTCGAATACATTGTTGATCCCGGATAAGCTGGTTCCTGATTCGTTGAAGAACTTTAACCAGGAAACGCATTATCTGAATACGAATGGTAACTATAATTTCGGTACTAATTATTACTGGTCTTTGCCTTTTGGAAAAAAGAAATTTACGTTTGAAATGATTGGCGGGGTTAATTATAACCACCGTATTTCATTTGCAGAAGAGGTGAAGAATATTGGTAAAGGCGTTAATATCAATCAAAGGGTAGGGTTAAGGATGTACCGCAAATGGATTATGATGCACACCAGTGCGAATTATAATTACAATAGTAATATGTATTCCATCAGAAGTTTTAATTCGAATACGTTGCAGATCTGGGCATTTAATATGGATAGCAGGGTGTTTATTTTAAAGAGCTTGATCTTAGGAGTGAATGCATCAAAAACTTTCAACCAGGGATTCTCGGTTGGTGCTACGAACCCTTTTATTATCAATGGTTCTATTGAGAAGACATTTTTCAAGAATAAACAGGCCAGTATAAAATTAGAAGGGAATGACTTTTTAAATCAGGGAAATAACCTGACCAGATCGGTCACAGACAATACAACTACAGAAAGCAGGACTAATCAGATTACCAGGTATTTTCTGTTAAGTTTTACCTGGAATCTGCAAAGTTTCGGGGGACAGAATTAA
- a CDS encoding DUF2931 family protein, translating into MKKIASLIIISLGLCFVFSCQNKSESTMKKYDWIATENAPKEYPMRIYSGILYSGKQDMTAVPEGTTINYGWGEAGSVESSGETLKAAPNTLDLTWISFTENKNYTGKFPLNVKLIDSLFSAGYPAEDLPAGHDDFFYFKVGMAPGGVVVLWLSGPGKQVEVGRYQGKEISDVDWKSKIPGYDGTMKEYGKHIIADLPKEVQQQIVDNKIPYGKWDHWRRRFSWKPVITGDADILRVTMFMFNKEMDFLIGKRLNPVEYIQRGALEKLYIFWVDHKKREMRSQIDFDETETDQIFSALKPGENCDLLLHVANDGEVTVNLKTAAGVIPFKKAKINTYLR; encoded by the coding sequence ATGAAAAAGATAGCTAGTCTGATTATAATAAGCCTCGGGCTTTGCTTCGTCTTTTCCTGTCAGAATAAATCTGAATCCACTATGAAAAAATACGATTGGATAGCCACTGAGAATGCGCCTAAAGAATATCCAATGCGCATTTATAGCGGGATATTATATTCTGGAAAACAAGACATGACTGCTGTTCCGGAAGGTACAACAATAAATTATGGATGGGGGGAGGCAGGCTCGGTTGAATCCTCTGGAGAAACATTAAAAGCAGCACCCAACACTTTAGATCTAACCTGGATTTCATTTACTGAAAATAAAAATTATACAGGTAAATTCCCGTTAAATGTCAAACTCATAGATTCATTATTCAGCGCAGGATATCCTGCTGAAGATTTACCGGCGGGACATGACGATTTTTTTTACTTCAAAGTTGGGATGGCGCCTGGCGGAGTTGTTGTTCTGTGGCTCAGTGGCCCGGGTAAACAGGTAGAAGTTGGCCGTTACCAGGGAAAAGAAATAAGTGATGTAGACTGGAAAAGTAAAATACCTGGCTACGATGGTACAATGAAAGAGTATGGTAAGCATATTATCGCAGATTTACCAAAAGAAGTTCAGCAGCAAATCGTTGATAATAAAATTCCTTATGGGAAGTGGGATCACTGGAGAAGACGCTTCAGCTGGAAGCCAGTAATAACTGGTGATGCAGACATCCTTAGAGTAACCATGTTCATGTTCAACAAAGAGATGGACTTTCTAATAGGAAAAAGATTAAATCCCGTTGAATACATTCAAAGGGGGGCACTTGAAAAACTCTACATCTTCTGGGTTGATCACAAGAAACGGGAAATGAGATCTCAGATAGATTTCGATGAAACAGAAACTGATCAGATATTTTCGGCATTAAAACCAGGTGAGAATTGTGACCTGCTACTACATGTGGCCAACGATGGCGAAGTGACTGTAAACTTAAAAACAGCAGCTGGGGTAATCCCATTCAAAAAGGCAAAGATCAATACCTATCTGCGTTAA
- a CDS encoding T6SS phospholipase effector Tle1-like catalytic domain-containing protein translates to MEKGNIIKISRGHLTEISKGDYVASAKSISSNAAHKITENSKEGIIFGEPKKMNGIKDDSVDVVIGVFFDGTRNNRINNTLRTQHQANSKNPARGLEGQDSYQNAPSNVQNLARAFMKDRLHRPVYIEGVATTDNAKDKSIAAGLGYFKTGIHDKVKRGCLLLAKELSNLTNIEGLKINKVTIDIFGFSRGATCARNFIYEITKPEKETILLRDGINKNGVYESADGTLRNNTKVVSSETVKIMQPARGMLGQYLKDNRVKFNSFNLRFAGLFDSVSSYGVMHWDDVWELDLNAINKMAQIVHLTAADEHRDNFELTAVTKGITKNLPGVHSDVGGGYRDHIVDKFLVNAKNKERVLVALDPKIESERKRLIEQAWYTKEQFTLEGSEYEPKRLFGTRQIRNNYSYIPLHLMAEFSKLLGGVIFDKDVLAYDFKIAEDDPKLNLKKVYDRLYNYAFKDAPPMLYFTEQEIELLRAKAREGLLSKEKFAMLANDHNMLRQLRSRYLHNSADFGDFGMQPTWDNQRVIYNKK, encoded by the coding sequence ATGGAGAAAGGCAATATCATAAAGATCTCCCGGGGACATCTTACAGAAATATCCAAGGGTGATTATGTGGCGAGTGCGAAAAGTATCAGTTCAAACGCAGCACATAAAATAACCGAGAACAGCAAAGAGGGAATCATTTTCGGGGAACCGAAAAAGATGAACGGGATTAAGGATGACAGCGTTGATGTGGTAATTGGAGTGTTCTTTGACGGAACACGGAACAACAGGATCAATAATACACTTAGAACCCAGCATCAGGCGAACAGTAAAAATCCAGCCCGGGGCCTTGAGGGCCAGGATAGCTATCAAAATGCACCGTCAAATGTACAGAACCTGGCAAGAGCCTTTATGAAAGATAGACTTCACCGTCCAGTCTACATTGAGGGCGTAGCTACAACAGACAATGCAAAAGACAAAAGTATAGCTGCTGGTTTAGGTTATTTTAAAACTGGAATTCACGATAAAGTAAAAAGAGGTTGTCTGCTTTTAGCCAAAGAGTTAAGTAATCTTACAAATATTGAAGGATTAAAAATAAATAAAGTTACTATAGATATTTTTGGATTCAGCCGGGGGGCAACTTGCGCCCGCAATTTTATATATGAGATCACAAAGCCTGAAAAAGAAACCATATTGCTCAGAGATGGGATAAATAAAAATGGAGTTTATGAATCAGCAGATGGAACTTTAAGAAATAACACAAAAGTTGTCTCCTCTGAGACAGTAAAAATAATGCAACCAGCAAGAGGGATGTTGGGACAATATTTAAAGGATAATCGAGTAAAGTTTAACTCCTTTAACCTAAGGTTCGCCGGGTTGTTTGACAGTGTATCATCTTATGGGGTTATGCATTGGGACGATGTTTGGGAGTTAGATCTGAACGCAATTAATAAAATGGCTCAAATAGTACATTTAACTGCGGCTGATGAACACAGAGATAATTTTGAACTCACTGCTGTAACAAAAGGTATTACTAAAAATCTGCCAGGAGTCCACTCTGATGTTGGCGGAGGATACAGAGATCATATAGTTGACAAATTTCTTGTTAATGCTAAAAATAAAGAGAGAGTACTGGTTGCTTTAGATCCGAAAATTGAATCTGAAAGAAAAAGGTTAATAGAACAAGCCTGGTATACAAAGGAACAATTTACACTTGAAGGGAGTGAATATGAACCAAAGCGGCTTTTTGGTACCCGTCAAATTAGAAATAACTATTCTTATATTCCACTTCACTTAATGGCAGAATTTAGTAAGTTGCTTGGAGGAGTAATATTTGATAAAGATGTCCTTGCATACGATTTTAAAATAGCCGAAGATGATCCAAAATTAAACCTCAAAAAGGTATATGACAGACTTTACAATTATGCCTTTAAAGATGCGCCACCAATGCTTTATTTTACTGAACAAGAAATCGAGCTTTTAAGGGCAAAAGCTCGTGAAGGACTACTCTCTAAAGAGAAATTTGCAATGCTGGCAAATGATCATAATATGCTGAGACAACTCAGAAGTCGTTATCTTCACAACTCCGCAGATTTTGGTGACTTTGGTATGCAGCCAACATGGGATAATCAAAGAGTTATTTACAATAAAAAGTAA
- a CDS encoding DEAD/DEAH box helicase produces MLFEELNLIEPILKALQAEGYTNPTPIQEQSIPTILTSRDLLGCAQTGTGKTAAFAIPMLQLLNKEHQNTKGPRAIRALVLTPTRELAIQIEESFKAYGKNLSLRHLVIFGGVGQKAQTDALHRGVDILIATPGRLLDLMNQGFVNLKDVEIFVLDEADRMLDMGFIHDVKKTIAKLPAKRQTLFFSATMPAEIQKLANTILTDPLKVEVTPVSSTAEKIEQSIYYVDKNDKKNLLIHILKDKTITTALVFTRTKHGADRIVKDLIKVGVKAEAIHGNKSQNARQRALTNFKDKTTRILVATDIAARGIDVDELTHVINYELPNVPETYVHRIGRTGRAGNSGVSFSFCDGEEKEYLDDIEKLIALKIPVQEDHPYAMSWQSLMSGAAAAKVKGKSKPSRGGRQERTEYKPNLSGAKRTPGGGNGGGNRRFSGSRPKAKTD; encoded by the coding sequence TTGTTATTCGAAGAATTAAACCTGATTGAGCCTATTTTAAAAGCGCTGCAAGCAGAGGGTTATACTAACCCAACCCCTATACAAGAACAATCTATCCCTACTATATTAACAAGCAGAGACTTACTAGGCTGTGCGCAAACCGGAACTGGTAAAACAGCGGCTTTTGCAATTCCTATGTTACAACTGCTGAATAAAGAACATCAGAATACTAAAGGCCCGAGAGCAATCCGTGCCCTGGTATTAACGCCAACGCGTGAGCTTGCGATTCAGATTGAAGAAAGTTTCAAAGCTTATGGTAAAAATCTTTCTCTGCGTCACCTGGTTATTTTTGGTGGTGTTGGGCAAAAAGCACAAACTGATGCTTTACATCGCGGCGTAGATATCCTGATCGCTACACCAGGCAGATTGCTTGATTTAATGAACCAGGGTTTCGTAAACCTTAAAGATGTTGAAATATTTGTACTGGATGAAGCAGACAGAATGCTGGACATGGGTTTTATTCACGATGTGAAGAAAACTATTGCAAAGCTGCCTGCTAAAAGACAGACTTTGTTTTTCTCGGCAACGATGCCTGCTGAAATTCAAAAACTGGCGAATACGATTTTAACTGATCCGTTAAAAGTAGAAGTAACACCTGTGTCTTCAACTGCGGAAAAAATTGAGCAGTCTATCTATTATGTAGATAAAAACGATAAGAAAAATCTATTAATCCATATCCTTAAGGATAAAACGATTACTACAGCACTTGTTTTTACCCGTACAAAACATGGCGCAGACCGTATCGTTAAAGACCTGATTAAAGTTGGTGTAAAGGCTGAAGCTATTCACGGTAATAAATCACAGAATGCGAGACAAAGAGCTTTAACTAATTTTAAAGACAAAACTACCCGCATTCTTGTAGCAACTGATATTGCTGCCCGTGGTATTGACGTGGACGAGTTAACGCACGTAATCAACTATGAATTGCCAAACGTTCCTGAAACTTATGTACACAGAATTGGCCGTACTGGCCGTGCTGGTAACAGTGGTGTTTCCTTCTCTTTCTGTGATGGGGAAGAAAAAGAATACCTGGACGATATCGAAAAATTAATAGCCCTTAAAATCCCTGTACAGGAAGATCATCCTTATGCGATGAGCTGGCAGAGCCTGATGTCTGGCGCCGCAGCGGCAAAAGTAAAAGGAAAGAGCAAACCTTCAAGAGGTGGCCGTCAGGAAAGAACTGAATATAAGCCAAACCTTAGCGGAGCAAAAAGAACTCCAGGTGGTGGCAATGGTGGTGGTAACCGCAGATTCAGTGGCTCAAGACCTAAAGCTAAAACAGATTAA
- a CDS encoding MFS transporter, with the protein MQQKELPLSKEITYAAGMMGWSIMTNIIIVMLPYFYLPPTNSGLTPLVPQLVVFGIFNILSLIAASGRLFDAFYDPFIASVSDGSTNPKGRRIPIMRYAIIPAVIFCGLIFHPLVKAESAMNAWWLTMMLIGFFMSVTTYIIPYNALLAELAHTAEQKVKLSTFQQVGFVMGMILSAMINNFADLIQFVFHIQERMQALQYTIIGLSIFSGLVMILPVVTINEKEYSNGKPTHIPLLPAIKNTFRNANFKYYLISDFAYYTALSIISSGLLYFVSVLLKLPESDGGKYMGTMVFLSLLFYPFVNSGAKRYGRKAMVLAAFAILSLIFVTIYFLGHLPFPPAMQMYILVVCASFPLAALGILPNAILADIAQKDTRQTGENHEGMFFAVKYLFVKLGQTLGIALFAMLTIYGKDPGHDFGLRLNGVAGFVLCVLALLFFTRFKEDK; encoded by the coding sequence ATGCAGCAGAAGGAACTGCCCTTAAGTAAAGAGATCACGTATGCAGCCGGAATGATGGGCTGGAGCATTATGACCAATATTATTATTGTAATGCTTCCCTATTTCTACCTGCCGCCTACCAATTCCGGCTTAACTCCTTTAGTCCCTCAGCTGGTTGTATTTGGTATATTTAATATCCTGTCCCTGATTGCAGCGTCAGGCAGATTATTCGATGCTTTTTATGATCCTTTTATTGCCTCGGTGAGCGATGGAAGTACAAATCCCAAAGGCAGGCGTATCCCGATTATGCGTTATGCCATTATACCTGCGGTTATTTTCTGCGGATTGATCTTTCATCCGCTGGTTAAGGCAGAGTCTGCTATGAATGCCTGGTGGCTTACCATGATGCTGATTGGATTTTTCATGTCAGTTACGACTTATATCATACCTTACAATGCTCTACTGGCAGAATTAGCACATACAGCAGAACAAAAAGTTAAGCTTTCTACTTTTCAGCAGGTCGGTTTTGTCATGGGAATGATCCTGTCTGCGATGATCAATAATTTTGCCGATCTGATTCAGTTTGTATTTCATATTCAGGAAAGAATGCAGGCCCTTCAATATACGATCATCGGACTGAGTATTTTTTCCGGCCTGGTCATGATCCTTCCTGTGGTTACTATCAATGAAAAGGAATATAGTAATGGCAAGCCTACACATATCCCCCTGCTTCCAGCTATCAAAAATACGTTCCGCAATGCAAATTTTAAATATTACCTGATTTCAGATTTTGCCTATTATACGGCTTTAAGTATTATTTCGAGTGGTTTACTTTATTTCGTAAGCGTTTTATTGAAACTTCCTGAATCGGACGGCGGAAAATATATGGGGACTATGGTTTTCCTTTCCCTTTTATTTTATCCTTTCGTCAATTCCGGCGCAAAACGCTATGGCAGAAAAGCAATGGTACTTGCTGCTTTCGCTATCCTTAGTCTTATTTTTGTCACTATTTACTTTCTTGGGCACCTGCCTTTTCCGCCGGCTATGCAAATGTATATCCTGGTGGTTTGTGCTTCTTTTCCGCTGGCTGCTCTTGGTATTCTGCCTAATGCCATTCTAGCTGACATCGCTCAAAAAGATACCAGGCAGACCGGAGAAAACCATGAAGGCATGTTTTTCGCAGTAAAATATCTATTTGTTAAACTTGGTCAAACCCTGGGAATTGCACTTTTTGCGATGCTCACTATCTATGGTAAAGATCCGGGACACGATTTTGGCCTGCGTTTAAATGGTGTTGCAGGCTTTGTTTTATGTGTGCTCGCCTTATTGTTTTTCACCCGCTTTAAAGAAGACAAATAA